Proteins from a single region of Hermetia illucens chromosome 3, iHerIll2.2.curated.20191125, whole genome shotgun sequence:
- the LOC119651863 gene encoding outer dense fiber protein 3-B-like — MCAATRPLGPGPGAYLLPTLVGHEGHDVRKVREPQYSFGVKKDLRSKTLGPGPGAYQLNNVFRYGVANSPAYSLGQRTFFKTRDTGPGPGAHNNHECPIFKGNRPPAYSLGQRTAFNVKDYKPGPNAYFGNINTIKPSSPAYSLGRRTGLKAKGLSPGPAAYGAIGNCVTGKCPPSYSMAARRGGISTKFPTPGPDNYNLQEYKPGDLGPAFSFGIKHSPYSPPMIVECDN; from the exons ATGTGTGCCGCAACTCGCCCTTTAG GTCCTGGCCCTGGTGCATATTTACTCCCAACTCTTGTTGGTCACGAGGGCCATGACGTGCGCAAGGTTCGTGAACCTCAATATTCATTTGGTGTCAAGAAGGATCTGCGTAGTAAAACTCTAGGCCCAGGTCCTGGTGCCTATCAATTAAATAATGTTTTTAGATATGGGGTAGCGAACAGTCCAGCATATTCTTTGGGACAACGTACATTTTTCAAGA CTCGTGATACTGGCCCCGGACCAGGTGCTCACAACAACCATGAATGCCCTATATTTAAAGGCAATCGGCCACCTGCATATTCTCTGGGACAACGAACTGCTTTCAATGTTAAGGACTACAAACCTGGGCCTAACGCATATTTTGGTAACATTAATACGATTAAACCGAGCTCACCGGCTTATAGCTT GGGTCGGCGAACTGGTTTAAAAGCTAAAGGACTATCACCCGGACCTGCAGCGTACGGCGCTATAGGAAATTGTGTAACAGGGAAATGTCCACCATCGTATTCAATGGCCGCCAGAAGGGGAGGTATCTCGACTAAATTTCCAACCCCAGGTCCCGATAATTATAATCTGCAAGAGTATAAGCCTGGAGACCTTGGTCCAGCGTTCTCATTCGGAATCAAGCACTCACCCTACTCACCTCCCATGATTGTGGAATGTGACAATTAG